The following nucleotide sequence is from Manis pentadactyla isolate mManPen7 chromosome 13, mManPen7.hap1, whole genome shotgun sequence.
TTAATATGCACCAATAAATTTACTTAATTCCATTAAGTATCTGAGGTACCTAATTAGATTTTGCATGTTGGTTAAGAAGCCTACACATTTAGAAAGCTTTTACATCAAAATTCTTAAATTCCTAAATATAAACTTCCATTTTTGGCCACAGGAACAGTTCTGTTGATGTATTTTGCTCTTCAAAGTTGGGGGGTAAATGCCTCCCCCACCTGGCCCCACTGGGGGCAAGGGAATTTCTTTGCCTGTTGGGTCTGCCCCAGAGGCGTTGAGAGCTTGCGCTCCGCTCCCCGCCCTCGGAGCAGCCCTGCCTGGGGTCGCCGCCGCAGCCGCTCTTCTGGGGCCGTCTCGGCCGCAGGTGCAGTGCGCGGGCCCTGGTCGCCCCGCCGCATGGCCTCCTGGGCGGAGGGCCGCGAGGTCCAGACAGGCAGAGGGCGGAGATGGCGGCCGAGGTTCCGGAGGCCGAGGAGGACAGGTCGGCGGGCCCGGTGGCTGTCGCTGGTGGAACCCGAGCGCGACCTCCGGTTCCCGACAGCCCGCCGGCCACGGCCGGGCGCTGGGAGTGGGAGCGCGGGCGTCCGCGGCGCCGCCCGCCGGCCCCGAGCCCGCGCCGCGCCCCGGGCCGGCTCCCCAGCGACAGCCGCCTCTGGCCCAGCGTCGGGGAGCCCGGCCCCCGGGCGCGTGCGGGGCAGCGGCCGCGCCGGAGGAGCCGAGCCGCCCGGCCTCCGCGCGCGCCCCAGCCAACAGACAGACCCCGCCCCCTGGGGAGCGCTGGCTCCCTGCCGCGGCCTATCCCGTTCCAGCCGTGCTGCCCAGGCGCAGCCTCTGTGGCTCCCTTGCAGGGCTCCTCTGTCAGAGCCCATTTTCAGTAAGCATCAGGGCACATCTGCTGTGGTTGTacgctttgttttttttctcaaagattgCCTGACTTAATCTGTCGCTTCTCTAACCAAAGTTGTGGCCAGATGACAAATCTGACTATTTGAAAAGCTTGGGTCCTTTCTCTCTAGGCAAGTGTTTGCCGCCAGTGAGTAACGCGCTCCACTCTGAGGGTCCCGCAGGAGGTCCTGACACATATTTTAAGCCCTGAACCTGAGCTCAAGGGTTCCCCAAATTATCCCGACTGTCAGCCGACCGCTCTGAAGGGAACAGCAATCAGATGCGGCAGCTCTTGAGTGTTTACTGAAACTATGAGCGTCACTTTCTGAGAACCGGCTGCTCTCCACAGGCGGGGCCCGGCCTGTGCTCTGTAGCGCCGCCTTCTGGCCCGTAGCATCCACACTGCCTTCCACCTGGGTAGTCCCCCTTCTTTCACCTTTTGAGTGCTGGCACCCCAGTGCTGGGGACAGCAGTGACCGTTCTTTCAAAGCCTATCCTGTATAGACCGTATATATGGGCTCTATAGGCACAGTTCTTTCAAgccctactttttaaaattctaatattgGTAAATCTAGGAATTGCATACCTGTAAGTTTAAAACTCCAGCATTGCAGAAGGAGGCGTGTCTTCCTCCCTGAGTTCCTGGCTTCCCCTTCACAGACAACCAAGATTCCAGGCTCTTGTATATCATTCTGGTTACCGTCTGTGAGTGTGCAAGCACATGTGTATATACTCTCCACTTGGTTTACACAAGCTGTGGGAACACTGACTGAGCAAAAGCACAGAGATGACAAACATGGTGCACAGGAACTTTAGATTTTAGTTAGTGCTGTGCAcaggaaaagacagaaaaggaTGACAAAGTCTAGAGCAGGGGACCTAGGTTGGCCCTTGAGGTTCCGAGATCCAAACTTTCTTCATAGGAATTAGTGCAACGCAGTTGGGTCAATCAATTCCCACTCCCATCTCCACCCTCAGGTGCTTATTGTCAATATTGTACTGTATTTTGGCATGAagcatttcatttgtatttcgtttctgtttcttttccatgGCATTTCCATTCATGTTTTGAGTTGGCTCTGTGGCAGAGTTAAGTGACTTTTTCAGGAGTGActcttgtaatatttttttaatgcacatttGACAATTTTTGCCAGTTGCTTTTACACTTGAAAACAACTTGTCTGCAGATCATACTGCAGTATTACACCTTCTTTTTCTCAGCATATGCAGATACTCTACTATTTCTCTACTATTTGCAAGCAATGCATGTTGCTTTATGGAAGAGTAAAGCCAGCTTGATGTTTAGCAGTTGCTATGACTTGCTTTTCGTCTTAGGATACCTGAAGAATTTTGTTTTAtccttcaaggaaaaaaaaaataactgcaaTTTAGGAAGTTGTGGTTTCAGGTCTTCATTGCAAGAGGCGTTTTACTGTGGCATATCTTGCATAATTGTCTGGTTTATTGGTTGACCTTTTTATTGTTACGTTACATCATTTCACCTTTCTTTATCTGTCTTCTCATTGTGTATTTGCCCTTCCCTTTATAACTGCTCTCAAGTAGATATGTCAGTTTTTCAGTTGGAAGATTTATTctgttattctgtttctttctggtcttAAGTTGTTAATTCATCCTATTTGACCTTGTTTAGCTTTTTATTCCTCCCCCCCCCCCgctttccaattttatttctttgctttggctTGTCATCTTGTCTTGACGCCCTTGTTGTACTGAAGCCAGTTGCCAGTTTTATGGCATGAAGAATgctaatgtacttctttgtctatTTCTTGGGTTACATTTTtcaaacaggttttttttttctttatttcattcaactttgttttcctcaatATGTTTACCTAGTTGCtatgctctctttttttcctattgctCTTGTTTAATTAGGGATTTCCATTCTCACTCAGCCTACTGTATTTTACTGCTGGTGAATTTACTCTGACACTCTGTGCTTGTCTTGGTGTGGGAGCTGAGAAAAAAATTTCTCTCCACTCACCCCCTTGAAAAAGAAGTCAACCTCctcatccctggaacctgtgaatatgttactgcAAGTGTCAAAAGAGGCTTTTTAggtaggatttatttcaaggTTTTGAAAAgcgaagattatcctggattgccTGGGTGGGGATGATGTAATCACAAGAGTTCTTATGGGAGGAggtaggggagacagagagagagtggcCATGTGACAGTGGAAGTGGATGTTGTAGTGATGTATTGTAAAGATGAAGGAAATGAAGGTGCGCCAGCAATGTAGGCAGcctctagaaactggaaaagggAACACAGTCACCCCTACAGCCTCCAGGTGGGACCAGTTCTACTAACATCTTGATTTTATGCAGTAAGACCCATAATGGAATTATGATCTCTAGAACTGCaagataataaatttttattttaagcccCTTACACAGTGGTAATCTGCTGTAACAGCAATAGGAAGCTCATACTATAGGGCATGTTTAGAATAATTCTTTCTCTTAGTTATAGACCTAATCTGaaccattttatttttgagaaagatttttttctgtctttagttAATTATTGACTACTAACTTAAGAATTCTCCTTAGTCACTAGCTTATggttatttcattgatttatattttctttttgttcctgatCTCCAGTTCCTTCTTGATGCCCTGACCTATAGGCATATAGTATAATGGGCATGGCTTTTATTCTTGGAAATGTATTCTGTTGTATTTATCAACCATATGTTGCTTATCCATTCTTTCTGAGTTAGAAACTAAAATGCCACTTCCTttccattataaataatgctgtgaataTCACCCTTGTAAAGATCATGTTATAGAATGAGATTATAGGCTCATaggttatatgtatatttaatttcattaaatattgGCTAATTGTTCTCCAACACAGCTACATAGGTGGATACTTCCTTTTATATCATGAAGgttcctttttttaatccatatcCTTACAATTATTTGTATAGGTTGATCTAATTTTTACCAATTTGGTATGTGTAAAATAGTATCTaatttttggtttgggtttttccGGTAGCTGACAAGGCTGAGACTGTCTTGGGAAATGTGCCTACCGTTTAGTGGCTGCAAGAGTCCGAGCCCATGTGTGTGGAACAGTGTGAGGCAGGACCTGCTTGAGGTAAAGAATGCTGAAGCTGGCTGGATCACTGCCTGGCTCTAGAGCAACTGCTTAGTTTGAGGGAAATACATATTGCCTCTCTGGGAGCAGACAGTCAGTGGGAAGTTGGAAGTAGAATTTAGCTAACTAGATTTCAAGCCCTTTGCAGAGCCCATGGGTTTCCAGGAGACTGGGGCCTAGAACAGAAGCTGGTGAATGAAGCCTTCATGCTTGACAAGTACAGGATTCAGGATGAGGGCCATGTGATGTAAAGCCAGGGGCTTCCTATTTCCATGAAGGCTCTGGGGAAATGATGGGGAAGAGTTTCAAAAGAGACAATGGGTTGTTGAAATACATGAGCCTGTTCCCTATAATGGGGAAAATTCAATAAATGCTGGAGCTGTGTGGAATCACAAGGTGTTCGCAAACCAACTATTCACATACACCTCACATATAACTTATCTGTATATATTATATGGTACTGCTAAGATATGACAGTTACCATGTTATATGGGGCAGGAAGGTTCTAAGCCTGGTTCAGGTAATGCCTTAATCTCACCCTTGGGGAAATTTAGCAATGTGGTTACCCTAGATACATAAAGTAATGATCTTTTGTTTAATCCACATCATTGGTTCCCAAGTTTTGATATGAAgtgtaagaaaaaaattcaagttgaTAAGAGTTTGTGTTGGGTAAAAGGGCCCCCCTCCCCGCCTTTCAGTGGTTTGCTCTGATGCCCGTGTCAGAATGCTCTGGATCCCTGTCTCACATCATAATGGCCCCTCTGGTGTACTTAAGCACCGGCCAGGCCAGTGAGTGACTGAGTGCGGAGAGAGCCTCTATAGTTGCTTGTCGTTCTTGGATAGTGAGTGCGGAGAGAGCCTTTCCAGTTGCTTGTTGTTGGATATACTGACTTGTTTCTTGGCTGCCATCACTTGAACCTCTGGaagcagagttccagggaggaaggcacacttctctgaagtgctgagccatgaagcgtaaacagaaaaggaaacatcttgaaaccACACGTTTCCTCAAAGctgccaggatgtcaggaggtgtGTCTGTGATATTTTATGAGCATTGGGGATCTAAAAACTCTTCTAAAGAAAAAGAGCGAGGATTTCTAGttatgggagagaaagggcaggaaggctggAGGGAGGAGAATTGTGGGTGCACCGGTCTTTCTAAGGAAATAGATAATCTGAGGGTCAAGAGCAGGTTCCTGTgactaggtccttgtctctgtggtgTAGGACCTGTGTTTCCTACATCGTGCCACTCTGGGTTACTGTATCACAGATGTAGTgattgattactataacttttcttatataatgtatttccctttatttctttttttacaaaaCTGAGGGCATTTGTTAAGTAAGTGGATATTGTTATACATTTTCCAATAATACTTTTTCCAGTTTATGAAGAATGTGTGGCTCATAGAGGTAAGTAATTaggaaaaagtttgagaacctaAAATTGGAGGTGTGGGGATGAGAGTGTGAAGTCAGGTAGAAAATGACTTGATTTCTTAGATTGTCTCCAACATGAAGACCTTTCTTTCATTGTCTCAGAGCATAGAGATGTAAATGTAAGGCTCCTTTATAAAATGTAAGGAAAAGACCAGCAGGACACACACACGCACttgcacacatatgtacatacaataCCATTtaaccacaatggttgaactgagaaAGTTTGGTTCTTTCTAGAAAAAAtgggaaactgaaatagttgAGACTGTGAGGTTTAAAAAGTAAATAGGTCCTATGAGGAAGAGCCAGTGCTCAGCAGCAGGAGGGGACAGACCAGGACCAGGACCCAGGGTCCCAGTGGGGGTTCATGAAGGGAATGTGACATTTGGGTTTCAGCACAACCCAGTGGGGCCTTGGGGTGGAGGCTTGGGAAGTGAGTCTGTCTGCAATTCAGATTCAATACAAATAGTGCGTGTTCAGAGATGTATTTTGTGTAAACTATGAAGCATGTAAAGCATATTCACACCAATtcgcacatacacatatatatagcaTAAGTAAGCCAAGGGGAAGACAGTAATTTCTAGCGTAATGCCTTTCTTAATATGTACCAGGTCCGAAAGCAAcggaagctgctgctgctgcttcagaGTGCGTCTCCTGAGTTCCTTGTGAGAACAAGCCTGCTGGTGCTGGTAAGAAGGGACTATTGAGTGGGATGCAAAGGACAGTGGGGATCtaggcagagcccagagatgagctgagtgattctgctcatcagtcagcacaaggctgcacagtacagaaagaaactcaaaatgcgTCTCCATCTTCGTTAATATAATCCCCAGCAGAAGTAGTAAATTCCAAGGGAAAATACTTAGAAGGATTGGCGAGAGCAGAAGGAGACAAGGGGAGAGCAGTGAGGTatttgaggaaatggtggaaGAGGGCCTATGGGGATGAGGTGTATCAGAGAAACATTGAAGAACATGTCGATATGAACTGGACCAGgacaggttatattaccaagAAGGTGTGACAGCACTAATAGCCTAAAGCAGGCACAACGTCGTAGGATCC
It contains:
- the LOC118920009 gene encoding uncharacterized protein LOC118920009, which gives rise to MASWAEGREVQTGRGRRWRPRFRRPRRTGRRARWLSLVEPERDLRFPTARRPRPGAGSGSAGVRGAARRPRARAAPRAGSPATAASGPASGSPAPGRVRGSGRAGGAEPPGLRARPSQQTDPAPWGALAPCRGLSRSSRAAQAQPLWLPCRAPLSEPIFSKHQGTSAVVLTRLRLSWEMCLPFSGCKSPSPCVWNSVRQDLLEVRKQRKLLLLLQSASPEFLVRTSLLVLESQSSRHWVHCFGIWKMKLWVLREMMDPVDLNTTRLAPLLTQPLVLRSSRNKSILESLVIFPRRN